DNA from Dokdonella koreensis DS-123:
CCAGGGCGCTCACGAAGCGCTCGGCCAGCATCCGTTCCTCGGCCGGGAGATCGTCCACGCCGATGGAGTTCCGCAGACTGAAGGTCTCCGCGTCCGCCATCGACACGCCGACGGCCGCCGAGCCGATCACGAAAGCGACGGGCGCGCCCTCGCCCGCCACCCAGGGCGCGAGGGTTCCTCCCTGGCTGTGCCCGTGGATGCCGATACGCGCCGGGTCGATTCCGGTCCGGCCGCGCAGCATCTCGACGGCGGCCCGGGCATCGCCGGCCAGCTCCGCAAACCCGGCTTCGCGCCAGTCTCCGGAGGACGCGCCGACGCCCCGCTTGTCGTAGATCAGCCCTGCGATGCCGTGGCGGGCAAAGGCATCGGCCAGGAACCGCGATGCCCAACGCCCTTCGGGCCCCGACCCGTGCAGGAAGACGACCGCCGGATGCGGCCCCGGACCGGCAGGTCTAACGAGCGTGCCGGCCAGCTTCACGGCACCGTTGCTGAAGCTGACAGCTTCCTCCGCGGGTCCGGCATCGCCCGCGGTCGAACGCTTCAATCGAAACGTGCCTGCGGCCTCGCCCTCGCGGAACCGTCCTTCCAGCACGTCGCCGGCCAAGACGCCCTGAAAGATCGACGTCGTCGCATCGCCGGCCAGGGTCCACGCGACGCGTCCCTGCTCGACGCTGACGCGCTGGAACGGAACATCCACGACACGAAGCTGCTCGGCGGAAAACCGTCCGGCGTACCCGTTCGCCGCGTGGGTGAAGACGACCTCGACCTCGAGTCTCGCCTGGTCCCGCTGCCAGTAGCCCTTCCACAGCCCGGCGAGATTCTCCTGGGCACGTGCCGGACCGGCGAACGACACGCCGAGGACGGCCATGAACGACAGCATGCGCACCCACAGGTTGCGAGACCCTCGGGCAGGCTGTGCGGCCCGGGGATGCATGCGGCGCGGCGCGTCGAGGGGCTTCACCGGGTCCGCCGCAAGACGATGTCCGTTCCCGCGATCGCGACCGTGCCTCCCTCCCGGCCGGCGTCCAGGCACAGCTTCGCCGATGTCGCGGCGGCCGGGTCGAAAGCCACCAGGCACGTCGCCGACACCGGAAAGAAGCGGCCCGCCGGCGGTTTCTCGATCGGCCCCACGTCGCCGACGAGCCCGTCCTTCGTCCAGAAATACTCACGCCACGTGCTGCCGCGGCTGAAGTCGACCGCCACGATGGTCCTTCCCACGTAGCGCCGGCCGGTGGGCTTGGACGTGCCCAGGACGCGCGTGCGGCGGTAGTCGCCCAGGCGGTCGTGCCGCTTGGTCCAGAAGGCCGCCTCGGACGCGGCCAGTTCGTCCTTGGCGATCCACGGCCCGAAGTGCTTCGCAACGGCGTCGACCTGTCCCAGCCGGCTGGCTTCGATCGCCTGGGCCGCCGCCGCATTGAGTGCGCCGAGCTCCGCCGACGATGTCCATTGCCCATCGGCCACGAACGCGAACGCCTCCTGCCCCTCCCCGGAAGCCAGGAGAAAGCCGCGGTGGACGGCCAATGTCAGCAGGGCGCCGCCGGGTGCGCGATAGGTTCCTGCGAAGCGCGCGAGCGGGCGCGGCGCGAGTGGACGTACCTTCGGTGGAGCCTCGACGCTCTCGCCGGCGATGATGCGCTCGACCGCCGGTACCGGATACTGCGGGTCGTTGAATTCCGAGACGTTGGTGCCGTAGACGATCCACCGCTGCTCGTCCAGGTGGAACCGGAGTCCCGCATTGGTGACCCGGTTCCCGCCCAGGTGCCAGATCAGTGTCTTGCCGGCCGGGGACTTCGAGACGTACCACCCATAGCCGTAGAACAGCTGCGTCCCCGACCCGAGGTAGTTCGCATTGACCAGGACGTGCGGCTGGAAGAACTTCTGCCGGCTCGCTGCGGGCAGCACGGCATCGCCTCTCAGCGCGAACGCCCACTGCTGCAGGTCCTCGAGCGTCGTGTAGATCCCGCCGTTGCCGAGAAGATTCCACATCTGTCCGCGCGTGGCCTGTGCCCGCTCCAACAGCCGGGCGTCTTCGCCGTCCTCGTAGCCGCGAGCGACGCGGCGCGCCTCGGCGTCGGACAGCTGGTAGCCGCTGGACGTCATCCCGGACGGTCCGAACAGCCGTTCACGGAGGAACCGGTCCAGGCTCGTGCCGGAAACGATCTCGACGATCGCCGCCAGCAGGCTGTAGCCGGCGTTGGAGTAGGCGTGCTTCTCCCCGGGCTTGCGAAGCAGGGGCGCCGCCAGCACGCCGGCCACGTACGGGTCGCGCGCGATCACGTCGTAGTCGTCGCCGAAATCCAGCCGCAGCCCGGCCGTATGCGTCAGCAGATGATGGATCGTCATCGCGCTCTTGTCCGCCGGAACGCCGACCAGATGCTTGGAGACCGGATCGGACGTCCGCAACTTTCCGTCGGCTTCGAGGGCGAGAATCGCGGCCGCGGTGAACTGCTTGGCGCAGGAGCCGATGTCGAGGATCGTATCGGACCGCCATCGGCGGCCTGTTTCCTGATCGGCCAGGCCGTGAAGACTCCGCAGCAGGACGGTGTCGCCCCCGGTGACCAGCAGCGCACCCGAGAACCCGAAACCTTCCAGGCGCGACAGGTAGGTACTCACATCGCGCAGGGCACGCGAAGGTGGCGGCGACGGCACGGTCCCGAGCAGGAGCTCGGCCAGCGGGCTGGCTCGAAGCGCGGAGGCGCAGCCGAGGCCTGCGCCCCATATCAGCACGTCCCGACGACTGATCGCGCGACTACCGTTGCCTTTCATCCCGGCCCCCGGCGTAGGGCGCCATCGTATACGGCACCGTCGCGGCCCACCACTAGCCGGCCGGCGCCGACACCGCAACCGGCGGCCGCGCCGCGTCGATCCGTCGGGCCCAGGCGGCGTGCCCTTCCGAGCGTGCCAGATCGGCCGGGCGCTGCCCGTCCTCGGAAGTGAGCGCCGGATCGGCGCCGAACAGCAACAGCAGCGCAGCGGCGGTGAAGCTGCCCTGCCGGGCCGCTTCGTGGAGCGGACGGATGCCCTGCTCCTGCGGCAGGTTCGGATCGGCCCCGTGCACCAGCAGGCGTTCCAGGGTCGCCAGGTCCTCCCGGGCCAGCGCGGCGTGGATCGGCCCCACGTGCTGGCGGTTCGTCGCACGCGCATTGACGTCGGCACCGGCATCGATGAGGCGGGCGGCCAACGCGGGGTGGCCGAAGAACACGGCGAGCCCCAGCGCCGTGAACCCGTCCGGCGCCGGCACGTTGATCGACGCCGGATCGCGCGCGATCTCGGCGGCCACGGCGGCCTCGTCGCCGACGATGCAGGCTTCGTACAGATCCGGCGTGCCACGCCGTGCCCGCAAGGCCTCGATGATCGCCGGGTCTTTCATGTAGGCAGCCCAGCTCAATGCCGAGATCCCCTGCGCGTTGCGCTTGGCCAGGAGCGAGGGGTCCGCATCGACCAGATGGACGACGGCGTCGATGTCCTTCGAACGAATCGCGGTGAACAGGTTCTCGATCATGGGCGTATCCCCGTGTTCTGGCGCTGCCGCGCGTGTAGCGGGGCCAGCAATGGCGGCTGTCAGCAGGATGGTCGCGGGAAACAGCATGAGCAGGTGCATGACGGGACCCTTGCGGCCTTGACCGTTGCAGCCTACCGAAGCGGGGCGCGCCGCTCTTATCGCGCCTTGCGAAGTTTGCGCCGGTAGGCAGCCGGAGGCATGCCGACGCGGCGGCGGAACATCGTCGTGAAGGAAGGCGCGCTTTCGTAGCCGACGGCGCCGCAGATCTCCGTGATCGGCGCATCGGTTTCCTCCAGCAGCCGGCGCGCGCGCGCCAGCCGGCGGCGCTCGACGTAGGCATGGGGCGCTTCGCCGAACGCAGCGGAGAACGTGCGGTGGAAATGGTGCGGGGACAGGAACGCCGCCGCGGCCGCCTGCTCCAGATCGAACGGGCAGGCGATCATTTCGTCGATGGCGGCCCGTCCACGCAGCACGCGCCGATGAAGCTCGGCACGCGTGGCCGGCTTGGCCGCCGCGATGCGGTCGCGCTCGGACCGGACCCGGACCAGGAGATCGGCGCAGTGATCGACCATGCCCCGCAACTGGACGTCGAGCACGATGAGATCGTCGGCGGCGGTGCGCCGCAGGCGGTTCACCACCGCCAGCAGGGGCGTGTCCTCGGTCCATAGACGGCGCGCGATGGAAAGCACGGCGCGCGCACGCGGTGCCGGATCGTCGAGCAGGCTCTCGATCGGTCTCAGTCGGGCATTCGCGACGTCCCTGGCCAGGTCGTCCGCGAAGAAGATGACGAAGGTCTCGACCGGCTCGCTGGCGTCGATGACCAGGTCGTAGGGCTCATGGTGGTCCACGACGAGGCAGGCCGTGCGATCGACCCGATACGGCACACCGGCTACGCGCCAGACGGCCTCTCCACGGACCACGGCCTTGATCGACAGGGGGCCCGGGAAACCCGTGACGGTGTAGCGCCGCGCGCGGGCCGACAGGACGATGTTCGCCTGGAAGAGCTGGTCGAAGCGGGGGCCATGCAGGATCGGAACCATCGCGTCAGGCCCCGGCCGGAACCGAGACCGGCCCTCCCGCTGCGGGCCGGGCGAATGCCGCCGATCGCCGGTGTGTTCTCACGAGACGGACTCCAGCGCTGCCAGATTCCAGGGTGTCGACCCGAGAGGCTCCTAGCGTATCGCTTCTGCGGCACGAAGAAGAGGAAGGCCTGCCTTGCGGCGCGGCGCGGAACAAGCACCCGGGCCACCGCGCGAAACCCGGCCTGCCGGGCGGGGGCGAATGGCACCATCGCCGGAGTGGCACGGCAGCGACGGCGCCGTCCGATGGACGCCGGTCCGCGGCGGCCGGGCCTGGACGGAGCGCCGGCCGCGTGCAGCGTGCTGGACACGGTGCCGCATCCGCACGCGCCGCCGCGGCGATCGTGCGACGAAGGCACTGCACGGTGCCGTCCGATTGGCGATACTGGCCCCCCGCCCGGTCCGGGCGGTCGCGCGGTGGCGCGCGGCCCGGACCAGCGCCCTCCTCTTCACGGTGCCAACCTTCATGATCCGGCCTGTCCTGCCAACCCTGTTCCTGACCGCCTGGGCGGCGATCGCATCGGCCACGCCGGCACCGGACGCCGCTGCGGCCGGGCCGCAGTACATCGTGACCTCGATGCAGACCTACCAGGGCATCCATGCGATCGCGCCGATCGCGCAGCCGCGGCGCGACAGCCTCGGCACGCCGCTGATGCTGGTGCAGGCCGATGCACGCCAACAAGCGCGGATCACCCACTACGTGCACGAGTACGAACACCGTTGCGGCGGCTACTTCGCCTTCGATTCGCTCGCGGATGCCGAGGCCTTCCTGGCCGGCGAGAAGACCGCCGAGGCGATCGCGGCACCGGCGCGCGGCGCCTACACGATCGACAACCAGGCCACCGTCGACGCCTGGCTGCCGCAGGTCGGCGACCTGGCCATCTACGAGACGATCAGCCACCTGTCCAGCTACCGCAACCGCTACTACGCCAGCCCCTACGGCCGCGAGGCGGCGGAGTGGATCCGCGACACCTGGCTGGCGCTGGCGGGCGGCCGGGCGGACGTCACGGCCGAGCTGTTCACCGCCTGCACCAACTGCAGCACGCAGCCTTCGGTGATCCTGACCATCCGCGGCGCCGAGCTGCCGGACGAGGTGGTCGTCGTCGGCGCCCACCTGGACTCCATCAACGGCCAGTCCACCAATCCCGAACAGATCGCACCGGGTGCCGACGACGACGCCTCCGGCATCGCGACCATCACCGAGATCATCCGCGTCGCGATGGCCGGCGACTGGCGTCCGCGCCGCACCGTGAAGTTCATGGGCTACGCGGCCGAGGAGGTCGGCCTGCGCGGTTCCACCGCGATCGCGCGCCAGTTCGCCAGCACCGGCGTGGACGTGGTCGGCGTACTGCAGCTGGACATGACCAACTACAAGGCCGGTCCGGTCGCCGACATGAAGATCATCAGCGACTACTCCAATGCCGCGCTGAAGACCTTCCTCGCCGAGCTGTTCGACACCTATCTCGCACCGCTGGGCCTGACCCGCGGCAGCTACGCCTGCAACTACGGCTGCTCGGACCATGCCTCGTGGACCAGTGCCGGCTTCCCGGCCGTCATGATGGCCGAGCCGGGCGACACGCAGGCGCCGTTCTTCCCGCGCCTGCACACCACCGGCGACACGCTGGCGAACATGGGCGATTCGGCGGTGAACAGCGCGAAGTTCGCGCGCCTGGGCCTGGCCTTCGTCGGCGAGCTGGCCAAGACGGCAGCGCCGGAGAACGACACGATCTTCGGCGACGATTTCGATACCGCGCCCACCGGCCGCTGACTGCGCGGCCCGATCCGCTGCGGGGCGCGACGCCCCGCGCGTCACGCCAGCGCACGCGGGCATCAGCAGTCAGCACCGAGGGCGCCCGCGCCGCGGTCTTGCACGGCCCGATCCATCCGCCGGGAGCCGATGCGGTACGCGACGCGCCTTGTCGCTGGTCCGCCGGATCGATGCGAGGCGGGAAGCCCGGCCTCCGCCCGCCGGCCATGAGTGCTAGGGCGTGTCATCAATCCCTCGGTAGGCCGCGCCGTTCTTGCGTGCGTCCGGGACAAGGAAGAGGGAGGAAGTGGACGTCGGTCCACGCCCGAGCGATGACGCAGTCCCGGGCGCACGCAAGAACGGCCCTACGGGTTGGCCCTGGAAAGCCGCCAGCGTGCGTTGCGCGGCTTGACCTGACGGCCAGTCAGGCGCGGCGCCACACAACACCCCCTGACAACTTTCCAGGGCCAACGCGACCTGCCGGGGGATTGATGACGCGCCCTAGGGCGCCTGCACCGTCCGCGCGACCGCCGGCAGCGTGCACGCACCGGCCGGTCCGCCGGCGGTGAGGTCCACCACGAACGAATCGAGCTGGCCGTCGCGCTTGCCCCAGCCGGCCAGGCGCTCGCCGTTGCCGCTGACGGCCGTCAGCGCCAGGAGCTGCCAGCCGGGCGGCACGGCCACACGGTACCGCGCCAGCAGGTCCGGCAGGGCCACAAAACCCTCGCCGGCAATCCACACCCACGGCGCGCGCCGGCCGCCGCGGTCGCTGCCGCCGGCCAGCACGCGGCCGTCGTCGCTGCCGGCATGGAAGCGCGCCGCCGCCGCCGGCTCCGGTGTCGTCGCCAGCAGCTCCAGGGTCGCCGCGTCGCGCCAGCGGTAGGCCGCGGCGGCAGCCGCGCCATCGATCGGCCGCAGGCCGAACAGGAGCGCGGCATCGCGGCTGGCGCCTGACAGCTCGGCCGGCGCGCCGCTGGCGATCGGCAGCGGCAGCGCCTGCCCGTTCCGCCAGACGATGCCCGTCGTCTGGCCGGCGCGCTGCTCCCAGCCCACGATACGGTTGCCATCGCGGCTGACACCGACCGCCCGGCCCGAGGCGCCGGCCGCCAGGCCCGGCAGCGAACGCATGCCGTGCCGCGGCGTCCACTCGAAGGCGATGCTACCGCCGCCGGGACGGCGGGCGTTGCCGACGATGCGCGGCTCGTCGTTGATCGCCTGGGCCTGGCTGACCACGCCGAGCGACTCGATGCCGGGCATCGAGTCGAGCGGGTGCGCCATGCCGGCGGCGTCCCAGTAGCTGGCGAACTGCCGCTGCAGGCCGTCGAGCACGGCGCCGGCGACATAGGCGCCGCTGGCCGACAGGCCCTGCACCGAGACCGCGCCGGCGAGCCGCTCGGCACCACCGGCCGCGGACCAGCGGAAGCCGCCACCGGCATCGCCGAGCAGGTTGCCGGCGACGATGCAGCCATCGGCCGAGATCGCCACCGCCTGGCTGCCCGGAAGATCGAGCGAGACGAAACCGGCGGCCGCGGCCGGCAAGGGGCCCGCCAGGAGGGCAAGGACGAGCAAGCGGCGTGCGGACGGCATGGGCAGGGAGCGATCGTTGGAAGGAGAACGGTCCGGCCGGTCGCCCTGTCGGCACCGGCCGGCCACCGTCGGCGCGCTCAGCGCGCGCCGTCCCCGAAGCCGTCGGCGAAGATGCGGTCGGCGGCATCCGCGGACGGTGTCCGGACACGCGCCACCGTCTCGAACAGCGAGCCCGGCGAGCGGCGCGTGGAAGACACCGCACCTTGCGCCCGGATCCACAGGTCGGTCTCGGGCGGCAGCGCCGTGCCGGCCAGCGTCCAGCCGTCGGCGACAGGCGCACCCGCACCGAGCGGCAACCAGGCGGCGCCGTCCAGCGAATAGGCGAACTGCACCGCCCGCAGGTCCGGCGCGGCGCCGCCGCGCGTCCAGCGCAGACGGCCGTCGGCATCCAGCCGCAGCGCCTGCACGGCCGCCTGTCCGGTCGCGATGCGCGCCAGCCCGCTGCGTGCCGCACCGTCCACGGCCTGGAACCCGCCGGCGACCAGCAGCTTGCCGTCGGCCTGCTGGGCGAGGCCGACCAGCGGCCCGTCGGTCGTCACGCGGAAGTCCGGATCGATCGCGCCGTCGGCGCCGAGCTTGAGCACATGGCCGAAATAGGTATCGGCGAAGCCGCCGATCAGCAGCGTGCCGTCGGCCTGCAGGACGATGCCCTGCACGTTGAGCAGCACGTCGTCGGGCACGGCCGGCGCAAAGCCGGCATCGAGCACGCCGGCCGCGCTCAGCCGCGCGACGTGCGACCGGGCGGCGCCCTGGACCGTGGTGAACCAGCCGCCGATCACGATGCGGCCATCCGGCAGCACCTGGATCGCCATGACGTCGGCGTCGACGGCGACGTCGAAACCAGCATCGTGCGTGCCGTCGGCGTGCAGGCGCGCCAGGCCCGAACGCGGCGCGCCGGACACGGACGTGAAGCGGCCGCCGATCAGCAGGCTGCCGTCGGACTCGAGCGCCAGCGCGGAAATGCTGCCGTAGGTCGAATCGATCGCCGGGCGGCTGAAGCCCGGATCGATCGCACCGTCCGCCTGGAAGCGCACCACTTCGATCGTCGAGACGCCGTTCCCGTCGCGCCAGTAGCCGGCGATCACGACGCGACCGTCCGGCTGCAGCAGCAGCGCCGTCACCGTCGGCGACTGCCCGCCCTGGCTCCAGTCCGGCGCGGCGAAGCTCGCGTCCAGCGTGCCGTCGGCGTGCAGGCGCGCGATGCCGGGGCGCGGCTGGCCGCCGATGCTCGCGAACTCGCCGGCGACCAGGATGCGGCCGTCCGGTTGCAAGGCGAGCAGGTTCACACGCGCATCCGGCGCCTGGAACGTGGCGTCCACGGAGCCATCGGGACGGATCCGCGCGGCGCCGTTGTAAGGATCGACGCCGATGAAGCCGAAGGTGCCCACCACCAGCAGTTGGCCGTCGGGCTGCAAGGCCATGCCGTCGACGCCGCCGAGGAAGCCGCCGCCGCCGATGCCCGGATAGAGCGGGTCGTTGCCGGCGATGAAGTCGGTCTCCAGCGTGCCGTCCGGTTCCAGCCGGCCCAGCCGCTGGCGGGCGACGCCGGCCAATGCGCTGAAGTCGCCGCCGAGGACGATCTTGCCGTCGGCCTGGATCGCCACCGCGCGGACGCTGCCGGTAGCCGGAACCGCGGCCGTGTCCGCGCTGCCGTCGCTGCGCAGCCGCGCCACGCCGGCACGCGCCGCGCCACCGATCGTCGTGAACTCGCCGACCACCACGATGGCGCCGTCCGGTTGCAGCGCGAAACCCTGCACGGCACCGTCCGGGCCGGGCCGGAAACTCTCGTCGAGGCTGCCGTCCGGCCGGATCCGCAGCAGGCCCGTCCAGGTCTGCCCGCCGCGCGTCAGCGTGAAGGAGCCGGCGGCCAGGATGCTGCCATCCGGCTGCACGGCCAGTTGCGTCACGCTCTCGAACAGGGCCCACATCAGGTCTTCTTCTAGCGTGAACGCCGTATCGAGGGCGCCGTCGGCCCGGAGGCGAACGAAACCGTACATCGGTGCCTGGAAGATCGCGCCCGCCGCATAGGTCCGGCCCTGCCGGTCGGTCGCCAGGGCCGCGACGTCGAGCAGCGGCGCGGCGAAACCGGTGTCCAGGCCGCCGTCGGCGAGAAGGCGGGCGACGCCGCCCTTGATGGCATGGCCGCCTAGGCGGTCGAAGTTGCCGCCCAGCACGATCTTGCCGTCGTCCTGGCGCACCAGGGTCGAGACGGTATTGGCGCCGCCCGGCGGCTGCAGCGTGAAGCCGGTGTCGAGCGAGCCGTCCGCCCGCAGCAGCGCCAGCGAAGGCTGCGCAGTGCCGTTCACCTGCGTGAACTCGCCGGTGATGAGGATGCGGCCGTCGGCCAGCGCGGCCGCGGCGTTCAC
Protein-coding regions in this window:
- a CDS encoding alpha/beta hydrolase family protein is translated as MLSFMAVLGVSFAGPARAQENLAGLWKGYWQRDQARLEVEVVFTHAANGYAGRFSAEQLRVVDVPFQRVSVEQGRVAWTLAGDATTSIFQGVLAGDVLEGRFREGEAAGTFRLKRSTAGDAGPAEEAVSFSNGAVKLAGTLVRPAGPGPHPAVVFLHGSGPEGRWASRFLADAFARHGIAGLIYDKRGVGASSGDWREAGFAELAGDARAAVEMLRGRTGIDPARIGIHGHSQGGTLAPWVAGEGAPVAFVIGSAAVGVSMADAETFSLRNSIGVDDLPAEERMLAERFVSALVATAYRGASREALDLAWQAASGRRWAFAPPPESDFYWRFSRRIASFDPLVHWRRVAVPVLLVYGEADERVPPRASAARIAEAYLGARGTRLDTIFFPAADHTFRLRARDTGPFEWPTSAPGYPDVIVRWVRDVTNAAGG
- a CDS encoding serine hydrolase domain-containing protein, whose product is MKGNGSRAISRRDVLIWGAGLGCASALRASPLAELLLGTVPSPPPSRALRDVSTYLSRLEGFGFSGALLVTGGDTVLLRSLHGLADQETGRRWRSDTILDIGSCAKQFTAAAILALEADGKLRTSDPVSKHLVGVPADKSAMTIHHLLTHTAGLRLDFGDDYDVIARDPYVAGVLAAPLLRKPGEKHAYSNAGYSLLAAIVEIVSGTSLDRFLRERLFGPSGMTSSGYQLSDAEARRVARGYEDGEDARLLERAQATRGQMWNLLGNGGIYTTLEDLQQWAFALRGDAVLPAASRQKFFQPHVLVNANYLGSGTQLFYGYGWYVSKSPAGKTLIWHLGGNRVTNAGLRFHLDEQRWIVYGTNVSEFNDPQYPVPAVERIIAGESVEAPPKVRPLAPRPLARFAGTYRAPGGALLTLAVHRGFLLASGEGQEAFAFVADGQWTSSAELGALNAAAAQAIEASRLGQVDAVAKHFGPWIAKDELAASEAAFWTKRHDRLGDYRRTRVLGTSKPTGRRYVGRTIVAVDFSRGSTWREYFWTKDGLVGDVGPIEKPPAGRFFPVSATCLVAFDPAAATSAKLCLDAGREGGTVAIAGTDIVLRRTR
- a CDS encoding ankyrin repeat domain-containing protein is translated as MIENLFTAIRSKDIDAVVHLVDADPSLLAKRNAQGISALSWAAYMKDPAIIEALRARRGTPDLYEACIVGDEAAVAAEIARDPASINVPAPDGFTALGLAVFFGHPALAARLIDAGADVNARATNRQHVGPIHAALAREDLATLERLLVHGADPNLPQEQGIRPLHEAARQGSFTAAALLLLFGADPALTSEDGQRPADLARSEGHAAWARRIDAARPPVAVSAPAG
- a CDS encoding helix-turn-helix domain-containing protein; translated protein: MVPILHGPRFDQLFQANIVLSARARRYTVTGFPGPLSIKAVVRGEAVWRVAGVPYRVDRTACLVVDHHEPYDLVIDASEPVETFVIFFADDLARDVANARLRPIESLLDDPAPRARAVLSIARRLWTEDTPLLAVVNRLRRTAADDLIVLDVQLRGMVDHCADLLVRVRSERDRIAAAKPATRAELHRRVLRGRAAIDEMIACPFDLEQAAAAAFLSPHHFHRTFSAAFGEAPHAYVERRRLARARRLLEETDAPITEICGAVGYESAPSFTTMFRRRVGMPPAAYRRKLRKAR
- a CDS encoding M20/M25/M40 family metallo-hydrolase, producing MIRPVLPTLFLTAWAAIASATPAPDAAAAGPQYIVTSMQTYQGIHAIAPIAQPRRDSLGTPLMLVQADARQQARITHYVHEYEHRCGGYFAFDSLADAEAFLAGEKTAEAIAAPARGAYTIDNQATVDAWLPQVGDLAIYETISHLSSYRNRYYASPYGREAAEWIRDTWLALAGGRADVTAELFTACTNCSTQPSVILTIRGAELPDEVVVVGAHLDSINGQSTNPEQIAPGADDDASGIATITEIIRVAMAGDWRPRRTVKFMGYAAEEVGLRGSTAIARQFASTGVDVVGVLQLDMTNYKAGPVADMKIISDYSNAALKTFLAELFDTYLAPLGLTRGSYACNYGCSDHASWTSAGFPAVMMAEPGDTQAPFFPRLHTTGDTLANMGDSAVNSAKFARLGLAFVGELAKTAAPENDTIFGDDFDTAPTGR
- a CDS encoding delta-60 repeat domain-containing protein, producing MKTRAVPLRPLRRCLPVLALLLLTWLPLAVLAQRPSDGFDPGADGSVRRLFVQADGTLLVAGDFTSIGGGARSRLARLRTDGSLDADFSVTIDGVVNAAAALADGRILITGEFTQVNGTAQPSLALLRADGSLDTGFTLQPPGGANTVSTLVRQDDGKIVLGGNFDRLGGHAIKGGVARLLADGGLDTGFAAPLLDVAALATDRQGRTYAAGAIFQAPMYGFVRLRADGALDTAFTLEEDLMWALFESVTQLAVQPDGSILAAGSFTLTRGGQTWTGLLRIRPDGSLDESFRPGPDGAVQGFALQPDGAIVVVGEFTTIGGAARAGVARLRSDGSADTAAVPATGSVRAVAIQADGKIVLGGDFSALAGVARQRLGRLEPDGTLETDFIAGNDPLYPGIGGGGFLGGVDGMALQPDGQLLVVGTFGFIGVDPYNGAARIRPDGSVDATFQAPDARVNLLALQPDGRILVAGEFASIGGQPRPGIARLHADGTLDASFAAPDWSQGGQSPTVTALLLQPDGRVVIAGYWRDGNGVSTIEVVRFQADGAIDPGFSRPAIDSTYGSISALALESDGSLLIGGRFTSVSGAPRSGLARLHADGTHDAGFDVAVDADVMAIQVLPDGRIVIGGWFTTVQGAARSHVARLSAAGVLDAGFAPAVPDDVLLNVQGIVLQADGTLLIGGFADTYFGHVLKLGADGAIDPDFRVTTDGPLVGLAQQADGKLLVAGGFQAVDGAARSGLARIATGQAAVQALRLDADGRLRWTRGGAAPDLRAVQFAYSLDGAAWLPLGAGAPVADGWTLAGTALPPETDLWIRAQGAVSSTRRSPGSLFETVARVRTPSADAADRIFADGFGDGAR